One segment of Paenibacillus sp. FSL R7-0337 DNA contains the following:
- a CDS encoding hybrid non-ribosomal peptide synthetase/type I polyketide synthase translates to MDNNFGALDIAVIGMDCRFPDAASPEEFWGNLVSGLESVIPISDEELLYSGIRQETLEHPNYVKYGSFIDHYDKFAASFFGYSAKEAAMMDPQHRIFLELCWHALEKSGCDSEQYNGSIGVFAGSTFNSYLLNNVLNGRGAGSSADNFFVQISNDKDNLATRVAYKMNLSGPALSIQTACSTALVAIHYASQSLLNQECDVALAGGVTVRSPHKTGYMYQSDMILSKDGHCRPFDADASGTIFGSGAGVVVLKRLEDAVRDGDIIHAVIKGSSVNNDGGEKVGYTAPGRKGQETVIKTALALADIPQHSITAVEAHGTGTFLGDPVEFESLNQVYGSSHHQQQIALGSVKSNLGHLECAAGVASFIKMVLCLKHKILVPSLNYQTPNPHLQIEKSPFYVNTQVKDWERVEGEPLRCAISSFGIGGTNAHLILEEWTETKNSAASSPELVLLSARSQHALSEMSASMACFLRSNPEVNLGDVAHTLRVGRRAFEYRLAAVGSTASDLAGVLEDYETKNKWIGFIKQTKSRIVFMFPGQGSQYIHMAKELYDSELVFKQLIDQGADLLQEFMKINVLAVLFPSEGEEAEAERLLTLTHITQPVIFLIEYALAKLWMSWGINPDACIGHSIGEYAAACLAGVFTFEQGLMLTAKRGEFIGNLPAGSMCGISASEQDITPYLTEKLSVAAVNGPGFTVVSGPENDIRKFMQTIEENGISCSRLHTSHAFHSWMMQPAYEQYLRFMQGIALNQPTIPYLSNVTGDWIEAGQATSHEYWASHIISSVRFSDGADKLLENEESLFIEVGPGNVLSIFMKNIQPTTKVFASLPHAREKSHSVKYIYGSAGKLWTNGAVFHWNEFSEEGTRRKVELPVYPFERRRYWMEPHTHDLDTDFDVVISDSESGLDEQDKVLYSSGQAPRNELEQKTMYAFSAVLGFHSIGIYDSFFELGGHSLLAIQLLSRINEQFGIEIKLNEFYRFPTVEALAQEIGLAISSRADQPSEPAQELWKLNNVIEDVERRADPFPLTEMQEAQWLGRISSFGVGNIAAHVYYESEKEGLDIQRLEQSWQALIDRHEMLRSVLLPDGGQRILTERLTYNIRNLDVRKLDHESAEVEALVVRSQMDHVVRPVTEWPLFEIRTTQLPENKVRIHFSMDLVICDVGSMRILQSEWAQLYRGEALQPAVLDLSFRDYVLAEKQLKDSPPYVKADEFWEQKIKSLPANTAPELPVAKDISSITEIRFKRWSFVVETSRWDQIKEAAVKRALSPSSVILTVFAQVLGLWSKSNEFCINTPIINRLPIHEQVKQIVGEFASFAPVVVSLNKQKTFEECARELQQNSWENLDNRYISGTSILRKLAKLRGGSSGPVFPVVFTSTIVQKVAGEKEFFETLGDYSYLISQTPQVWLDHTAMEMENGLLLSWHALEEMFPQGMLDQMWETYEGIMNRLATDESTWSSTYNQLLREVDLSIVLEANATDQPIDCELLHDPIFRYAKANPNQIALVTSRKEISYGELDKLATAVSCKLMEKQLRRAELVPVIMEKGYEQVVAVLGILQGGGAYLPLDPELPRERLQYILESSAVRVILIQEKYRASLQWIQDLGIAVETITSHNAVSSDKVTRRDSCQELDDLAYVIFTSGSTGMPKGVMITHRAAQNTIMDINAKFQVSSEDIGFALSELNFDLSVYDIFGILGAGGELVIPDAHSSRDPKHWLDMLSLHKVSVWNSVPALMAMLVEYTALLEASLPFRLVLLSGDWIPLNLASRIKKQAALAQVMGLGGATEASIWSNYYPIQEVDPSWRSIPYGKPLSNQKFHVYNKEFVDCPVWVPGDLYISGRGLSLGYLNDVTLTDQAFITHPDTGERLYRTGDMGRYLPDGNLEFMGREDFQVKISGFRIELEEIESVLLKHISVKGVVVHLAGKDTDKKTLTAYILVKDGMTLDTKELKLFTANALPNYMVPNQYMILDEFPLTVNGKIDRKSLPVPENTGRKSKAQDLSDNKVLNILIPIFAEVLRLAEEKVDMHTNFFTLGGDSIRGIQIISLASKEGIEISPQLFFEHSTLAELAEVLNNSMVELEDGEEQYVGELPLSAGQQLLLERYESLPALNQSLLFKVEKLMEPEKLESAFQYVVSRNAALQMQFNHSDGVWTQALYSKVKKPEIDYVDLNGLEEEEVHKLTEQIRSDQEQQSADILIKLILLDQPDQRLQYILLVWNELIMDQRSVGLFLEQIYDCYNQISAGEKIKQIHRTKQFRDWLNLNREEPAEQSLQDWDDSSVALHLGNPTETSDRMCTLNFTFMKEPVWSAVLEEAKLQDYELLLIAMGYSMQELGYAQQLWVDCMCEAEQKVLVQNEMNHILGQLGSIHSVLFRSDYRSGLSEYIRAGKTTMRNCKKWTEGKPSIHPEIKFTYSEALERLKPGIGVSSAVSLITSTSERAYRSPYLLEISASADQEELLFQIQFNAAQVDDRRMEKLGYSLLQNLQSLFLSIKSEDLDMYVASDYPDMSWSDAEFESFMGILATSH, encoded by the coding sequence ATGGATAATAATTTTGGTGCATTAGATATAGCCGTAATTGGTATGGATTGCCGATTTCCTGATGCTGCAAGCCCGGAAGAGTTCTGGGGTAACCTGGTAAGCGGATTAGAGTCTGTAATTCCCATATCGGATGAAGAGCTACTATACTCAGGCATTCGGCAGGAGACGTTAGAACATCCGAATTATGTGAAATACGGCTCCTTTATAGATCATTATGATAAGTTTGCCGCCTCCTTTTTTGGATACAGTGCCAAAGAAGCGGCTATGATGGACCCCCAGCATCGAATATTTCTGGAGCTGTGCTGGCATGCTCTGGAGAAATCCGGTTGCGATTCTGAGCAATACAATGGAAGTATCGGGGTATTTGCCGGCTCGACCTTTAATTCCTATTTGCTGAACAATGTACTGAATGGAAGGGGGGCAGGCAGTAGTGCTGATAATTTCTTTGTACAAATCTCCAATGATAAAGATAATTTGGCAACCCGTGTTGCTTACAAGATGAACTTATCGGGTCCTGCTCTATCCATTCAGACAGCGTGTTCTACTGCCTTGGTGGCCATCCATTACGCTTCCCAGAGTCTGCTGAATCAGGAATGCGATGTTGCATTGGCGGGCGGAGTTACTGTGCGCAGTCCTCACAAGACAGGTTATATGTATCAGTCAGATATGATCTTATCTAAAGACGGACATTGTCGCCCTTTTGATGCTGATGCTTCAGGAACTATATTTGGCAGTGGAGCAGGGGTAGTCGTCTTGAAACGGTTGGAAGATGCTGTTCGGGATGGCGACATCATTCATGCTGTGATCAAAGGTTCCAGTGTTAATAATGATGGCGGCGAAAAGGTGGGTTATACTGCACCAGGAAGAAAAGGGCAGGAGACGGTTATTAAGACTGCGTTGGCACTCGCGGACATTCCGCAGCATAGTATTACCGCTGTTGAGGCTCATGGTACCGGTACCTTTTTGGGAGACCCGGTCGAGTTCGAATCGCTAAACCAGGTGTATGGTTCCAGTCATCATCAACAGCAGATTGCTCTCGGCTCGGTAAAAAGCAATTTGGGACATTTGGAGTGTGCAGCGGGAGTTGCGAGTTTTATCAAGATGGTGCTGTGCCTGAAGCATAAAATACTTGTTCCGAGCCTGAACTATCAGACGCCTAATCCTCATTTGCAAATCGAGAAATCACCGTTTTATGTGAATACGCAGGTCAAGGATTGGGAGCGGGTAGAGGGAGAACCGCTAAGGTGTGCCATCTCATCTTTTGGGATCGGAGGAACGAATGCACACTTGATTTTGGAGGAATGGACCGAAACGAAGAACTCCGCGGCTTCCTCTCCAGAGCTTGTGCTGCTGTCTGCACGAAGCCAGCACGCATTAAGCGAAATGTCAGCAAGTATGGCCTGCTTTTTAAGGTCAAATCCAGAGGTGAATTTGGGCGATGTAGCTCATACCCTAAGAGTTGGGCGCAGAGCATTTGAGTATCGGCTGGCAGCTGTTGGCTCCACTGCCTCAGATTTGGCTGGTGTACTTGAGGATTACGAGACAAAAAATAAATGGATAGGCTTCATCAAACAGACTAAATCGAGAATTGTGTTTATGTTCCCGGGACAAGGTTCTCAATATATTCATATGGCGAAGGAACTGTACGATAGTGAGCTTGTATTCAAACAGTTGATTGACCAGGGAGCTGATCTGTTACAGGAATTTATGAAGATTAATGTGCTGGCCGTGCTCTTTCCGTCAGAGGGGGAAGAAGCAGAGGCAGAACGTCTGCTCACATTAACTCATATTACACAACCGGTGATATTCCTGATTGAATATGCGCTAGCCAAGCTCTGGATGAGCTGGGGAATCAACCCGGATGCATGCATAGGACACAGTATTGGTGAATATGCTGCTGCCTGTCTGGCAGGTGTATTTACATTTGAGCAGGGACTGATGCTGACGGCTAAAAGAGGCGAGTTCATAGGTAATCTTCCCGCTGGCTCTATGTGCGGTATTTCGGCCTCTGAGCAGGATATAACTCCTTACTTGACTGAGAAACTATCTGTTGCTGCTGTGAATGGGCCGGGGTTTACGGTTGTAAGCGGACCGGAGAATGACATAAGAAAGTTCATGCAGACCATTGAGGAGAATGGCATAAGCTGCAGTAGGCTGCACACCTCTCATGCTTTCCATTCATGGATGATGCAACCGGCTTATGAGCAATACTTACGGTTTATGCAAGGAATAGCACTCAATCAGCCAACAATTCCTTACCTGTCTAATGTAACCGGTGATTGGATTGAAGCCGGACAAGCTACATCACATGAATACTGGGCCAGTCATATTATCTCTTCGGTACGTTTCAGTGATGGGGCGGACAAGTTATTGGAGAATGAGGAGAGTCTCTTTATTGAAGTTGGGCCTGGAAACGTCTTGAGTATCTTTATGAAAAATATTCAACCGACGACTAAGGTGTTCGCTTCTCTGCCGCATGCCAGGGAAAAAAGCCATTCTGTGAAATACATTTACGGTTCAGCCGGGAAGCTGTGGACTAATGGTGCTGTATTCCATTGGAATGAATTCTCGGAAGAAGGCACCCGGCGTAAAGTTGAACTTCCTGTGTACCCGTTTGAGCGGAGACGGTATTGGATGGAGCCCCACACCCATGACCTGGACACTGATTTTGATGTGGTGATAAGCGATTCGGAGTCCGGGCTTGATGAGCAGGATAAGGTGCTGTACAGCAGCGGACAAGCCCCTCGTAATGAGCTTGAACAGAAGACGATGTATGCTTTTTCAGCTGTGCTTGGCTTCCATTCCATCGGCATTTACGATAGCTTCTTTGAACTGGGCGGACATTCTTTATTGGCAATTCAATTGCTGTCCAGGATAAACGAGCAATTCGGAATTGAAATTAAATTGAATGAGTTTTATAGATTTCCTACGGTTGAAGCTTTAGCACAAGAAATCGGGCTTGCTATTTCTTCAAGAGCAGATCAGCCTTCTGAACCCGCGCAAGAGCTTTGGAAGCTCAATAATGTTATTGAGGATGTGGAAAGGAGAGCTGATCCGTTCCCATTAACCGAAATGCAAGAAGCACAATGGCTGGGACGGATATCCAGTTTCGGTGTGGGCAACATAGCGGCGCATGTTTATTACGAATCGGAGAAAGAGGGACTTGATATTCAGCGACTGGAGCAAAGCTGGCAAGCGTTGATCGACCGCCATGAGATGCTTCGTTCAGTCCTGTTACCCGACGGAGGCCAGCGCATCCTTACGGAGAGATTAACCTATAACATTCGGAATTTGGATGTGCGGAAACTGGATCACGAGTCGGCTGAGGTAGAAGCGCTAGTTGTCCGGTCCCAAATGGACCACGTTGTCCGTCCTGTAACGGAATGGCCTCTCTTTGAGATTCGTACAACGCAGTTACCCGAGAACAAGGTGCGTATTCATTTCAGTATGGATTTGGTGATTTGCGATGTGGGCAGCATGCGGATTCTGCAGAGCGAGTGGGCGCAGCTGTACAGGGGAGAAGCTCTTCAGCCTGCGGTGTTAGACCTTTCCTTCAGGGATTATGTTCTGGCAGAGAAGCAACTGAAGGATTCACCGCCATACGTCAAAGCGGATGAATTCTGGGAGCAGAAGATAAAGAGTCTGCCAGCGAATACAGCTCCTGAGCTGCCAGTGGCTAAGGATATTTCATCTATAACAGAAATCCGGTTTAAACGTTGGAGTTTTGTTGTTGAAACCTCCAGATGGGATCAAATTAAAGAGGCTGCTGTAAAACGGGCGTTATCTCCTTCCAGCGTGATTCTAACCGTGTTTGCTCAGGTACTCGGTCTTTGGAGCAAATCCAATGAGTTTTGTATTAATACACCGATCATTAACCGCTTGCCTATTCATGAGCAGGTCAAGCAGATTGTAGGGGAATTTGCCTCCTTTGCTCCGGTTGTTGTCAGCCTGAATAAACAGAAGACCTTTGAAGAATGTGCCAGAGAATTACAGCAGAATAGTTGGGAGAATCTCGATAACCGGTATATAAGCGGAACTTCTATCTTACGTAAGCTTGCAAAGCTGCGAGGCGGGAGTTCAGGACCAGTGTTTCCGGTAGTCTTTACTAGCACCATCGTACAAAAGGTTGCAGGTGAAAAAGAGTTCTTCGAGACATTGGGTGATTATTCCTACCTGATATCTCAGACTCCTCAAGTATGGCTGGATCATACGGCAATGGAGATGGAGAATGGCCTCTTGCTAAGCTGGCATGCGCTGGAAGAGATGTTCCCGCAAGGAATGCTGGACCAAATGTGGGAGACTTACGAAGGAATTATGAATCGGTTAGCTACTGATGAGTCTACATGGAGCAGTACTTATAATCAGCTACTTAGAGAGGTTGATCTGTCTATCGTTCTTGAGGCCAACGCCACGGATCAGCCAATAGATTGTGAATTGTTACACGATCCAATCTTCCGTTATGCCAAGGCGAATCCCAATCAAATCGCGTTAGTGACCTCCCGGAAGGAAATAAGCTATGGAGAATTGGATAAGCTGGCAACAGCAGTAAGCTGCAAATTGATGGAGAAGCAATTACGGCGTGCGGAGTTGGTTCCTGTCATCATGGAGAAAGGGTACGAGCAGGTAGTTGCGGTATTGGGCATTCTGCAAGGAGGCGGGGCTTATCTGCCGCTGGACCCGGAGCTGCCCCGGGAAAGATTGCAATATATATTGGAGAGCAGCGCGGTCAGAGTGATTCTGATACAGGAGAAATATCGTGCTTCTCTTCAGTGGATTCAGGACTTGGGAATTGCAGTCGAAACGATTACCTCACATAATGCAGTGTCCTCGGATAAGGTTACACGGCGGGATTCTTGTCAGGAGCTGGATGATTTAGCTTATGTCATTTTTACATCTGGTTCTACGGGAATGCCCAAAGGCGTTATGATCACCCACCGGGCAGCACAAAATACGATCATGGATATCAATGCCAAATTCCAGGTTAGTTCAGAGGATATAGGGTTTGCACTCTCCGAGCTGAATTTCGATTTATCGGTATACGATATATTCGGCATCCTGGGAGCAGGAGGGGAATTGGTGATTCCTGATGCCCATTCCTCACGTGACCCTAAGCATTGGCTGGATATGCTAAGTCTTCATAAGGTGTCTGTGTGGAATTCTGTTCCTGCACTGATGGCGATGCTGGTCGAATATACAGCGCTCTTAGAGGCCAGTCTTCCCTTTAGGCTTGTTCTTCTGAGTGGTGACTGGATCCCGTTGAATTTAGCTTCCCGCATAAAGAAGCAGGCGGCATTGGCGCAGGTAATGGGTCTGGGAGGTGCGACGGAGGCTTCAATCTGGTCCAATTATTACCCGATTCAGGAAGTAGACCCTTCATGGAGGAGTATACCTTACGGTAAACCGTTATCCAACCAAAAATTCCACGTATACAATAAGGAGTTCGTTGATTGTCCGGTGTGGGTACCTGGCGATCTGTATATTAGCGGAAGAGGGTTGTCACTGGGATATTTGAATGATGTCACGCTCACAGACCAAGCTTTTATAACCCACCCTGATACAGGTGAACGGTTGTATAGAACAGGCGATATGGGGCGTTATCTTCCCGATGGGAACCTGGAGTTTATGGGACGCGAAGATTTTCAAGTGAAAATTTCCGGATTTCGGATTGAGCTGGAAGAGATTGAATCCGTGTTGTTAAAGCATATATCCGTAAAAGGGGTCGTTGTCCATCTTGCAGGCAAGGATACGGATAAGAAAACTCTGACCGCTTACATCCTTGTAAAGGACGGAATGACGCTTGATACGAAAGAACTGAAATTATTCACTGCAAATGCTCTACCCAATTACATGGTACCGAATCAATATATGATTCTTGATGAATTCCCGCTTACTGTGAACGGTAAAATTGATCGTAAATCGCTTCCCGTTCCGGAGAATACCGGCAGAAAGTCGAAAGCTCAAGACCTGTCGGACAATAAAGTACTGAATATCTTAATCCCCATATTTGCAGAAGTGCTTCGTCTAGCGGAGGAGAAGGTTGATATGCATACCAATTTCTTTACGCTTGGAGGGGATTCGATTAGGGGAATTCAAATTATTAGTCTTGCTTCCAAGGAAGGCATAGAGATTTCACCGCAGTTATTCTTTGAACATTCTACACTAGCTGAGCTAGCAGAGGTTCTGAACAATAGTATGGTTGAGCTGGAAGATGGAGAGGAGCAGTATGTTGGAGAATTGCCTTTAAGTGCTGGTCAACAGCTTCTACTGGAAAGGTATGAATCTCTCCCAGCCTTAAATCAATCGCTTCTGTTCAAGGTGGAAAAGTTAATGGAACCGGAAAAATTGGAAAGTGCGTTTCAGTATGTAGTATCCAGGAATGCAGCATTGCAAATGCAGTTCAACCATAGTGACGGAGTCTGGACACAAGCTCTTTACAGTAAGGTAAAGAAGCCAGAGATTGATTATGTAGATTTGAACGGCCTGGAGGAAGAGGAGGTTCATAAATTGACCGAACAGATTCGTTCTGACCAGGAGCAGCAGTCAGCAGACATCCTGATCAAGCTAATTTTGTTGGATCAGCCAGATCAGAGATTGCAGTATATACTGCTGGTTTGGAATGAGCTGATTATGGACCAGCGTTCCGTAGGGCTATTCCTGGAACAGATCTATGATTGCTACAATCAGATCTCTGCGGGAGAGAAGATTAAGCAAATTCACCGTACCAAGCAATTTAGGGATTGGCTGAATCTGAACAGGGAGGAGCCTGCAGAACAAAGCCTGCAAGATTGGGATGACTCATCCGTAGCCCTTCACTTGGGTAATCCAACAGAAACCTCTGACCGTATGTGTACCCTAAACTTTACATTTATGAAAGAACCCGTCTGGAGTGCCGTGCTTGAGGAAGCAAAATTACAGGATTATGAGCTTCTCCTCATTGCAATGGGGTATTCAATGCAAGAGCTGGGTTATGCGCAGCAGCTTTGGGTTGATTGTATGTGTGAGGCGGAGCAGAAGGTGCTCGTGCAAAATGAAATGAATCATATCTTGGGCCAATTAGGCAGCATACATTCCGTTCTCTTCCGCTCAGATTATAGATCAGGATTGAGCGAATACATTCGAGCAGGCAAGACAACTATGCGTAATTGTAAAAAGTGGACAGAGGGTAAGCCCTCAATCCATCCAGAGATCAAGTTCACCTACAGTGAAGCACTGGAAAGGTTGAAACCCGGAATTGGTGTGAGCAGCGCAGTTTCATTGATCACGTCAACCAGCGAAAGAGCTTACCGTAGTCCCTACTTACTAGAAATAAGTGCATCTGCTGATCAGGAAGAATTGTTATTTCAAATCCAGTTTAATGCTGCCCAAGTAGATGATAGACGAATGGAGAAGCTGGGATACAGTCTATTACAGAATTTGCAGTCCTTATTCCTGTCTATCAAAAGTGAGGATTTGGATATGTATGTTGCAAGTGATTATCCTGACATGAGTTGGAGCGATGCAGAATTTGAATCATTCATGGGGATATTGGCAACCAGCCATTAA